The window AACATGGAGCAGATCCTTCCTGAGCAGACGAGCGACGTAACTATCTAGGCGGGGCGTTTGTCAGTTGTGTGAAAACGGGTGGAAAAGAAAAGGGCGCGCTCCGGCATGAAGCGCGCCCTTCTCATTCACTACGCAGTCGCGGGTCTAGCCCTCGACTTCGGTCAGCAGGCCCCGGTTGCGGAGCAGCGGCTCCACCGAAGGCTCACGCCCGCGGAAACCGGTATACATCTCCATGGCCGGACGCGTATTGCCGCCGGAGAAGACCTCGTAGAGGCGCTGCGCGGTTTCCGGATCGAAGATGTCACCGGCCTCTTCAAAGGCGGCAAAGCCGTCATTATCGAGCACGCCCGCCCACAGATAGCTGTAATAACCCGCCGCATAGCCCTCGCCGGAGAAGCTGTGCAGGAAGTGGGCCGAGCGGTGGCGCATCGGGATCTGGCGCAGATTCTGACGGCTTTCCAGCACCTCGGCTTCAAAAGCCTCCACATCGATCTCCGACGGGTTTTCTTCCAGGTGGAAGGCCATGTCGACAAACCCGGAATTGAGGAATTCGACATTCTCGAACCCGGCATTGAAGGTCTGGGCTTCGAGTACCCGCTCCAGCAGTTCGCGCGGCATCGGCTCGCCGGTCTCATGGTGGGTTGCGTAGGTCTCGAGGATTTCCGGCTGGGCCAGCCAGTGCTCGAGGATCTGCGCAGGGAATTCCACGAAATCGCGGTCCACGGAGGTGCCCGCCAGCGACGGATAGTCCGTGTTCGAGAGAATGCCATGCAGGCCATGACCCAGCTCGTGGAAGAGCGTGGACGCATCGATGAAGCTGATCAGGGCTGGCTCGCCCTCATCGGGCTTGTTGTAATTGCAGTTATTGAGGATGAGCGGGATATCGCCCGTAACCCCGTTCTGGGCCCGGAAGCTGCTCATCCATGCGCCGGAGCGCTTGCCCGGTCGGGCGAAATAATCGCCGTAGAACAGGGCGATGGTCTCGCCGCCTGCATTGTGGACTTCCCACACCCGCACATCGGGGTGATAGACGGGGATGTCGTGACGTTCATGGAAGGTCACGCCGAACAGGCGCTCGGAGGTGTAGAACATCGCGTCGATCATCCGGTCCAGCTCAAGATACTGGGCCACTTCAGACGGATCGATGCTGTAGCGCTCCTCACGCACGCGCTGGGTGTAATAGCGCCAGTCCCAGCCCTCGGCTTCATAATCGCCGCCTGCGGCATCGATCATGGCCTGGATGTCAGCCAGCTCTTCCAGCGCGCGCTGGCGGGCCGGCCACCAGACCTGTTCCATCAGGTCAATCGCCGCTTCAGGCGTTTCGGCCATCGTGCCGCCGGTGCGGTAGTGGGCCCAGCTTTCAAAGCCGAGCATTTGCGCCTGCTCCTGACGCAGAGCCAGAATATCGCGGATCAGCTGGTTGTTGTTGAACTCATTGTCGTTATTGCCGCGATTATAGAAACCGCGCCAGGCACGTTCGCGAAGCTCGCGATCCGGCGAGGTCTCCAGGAAAGGCTCCACGCTGGAGCGGTCCAGCGTGATGATATGGCCGTCCATGTCCCGCGCGCGGGCGGCAGCGCGGGCAGCGCTGACCATGGACGAAGGCAGGTTTTCCAGCGCGCTTTCCGGCAGTTCCATATACCAGGCTTCCCGGTCGCCGAGCTCGTTCTGGGAGAACTGGGTGTAGAGCGTCGCGAGCTCGGAACGGATCTCTGCAAAGCGCTCACGCTCCTCCTCGGTCAGCTGGGCGCCGGCGCGGACGAAATTGTCGTGATAGACTTCCAGAAGCCGGGCCTGCTGGCCGGTCAGATCCAGATCGGCGCGGTTCTGGTAGAGCGTGTCGATGCGGGCAAACAGGTCTGCATTGAGCGTGATCGATGCGCTGTGGCGGGCCAGCATCGGGCTGACCTCCCGCTGAATGGCGCGCAGCTCATCATTCGAGGCCGAGCTGGTCAGATTGCCGAACACCGCCCCGACGCGGCTCAGGCCGCTGCCCGCCATCTCCATGGCCAGAAGCGTGTTTTCAAACGTCGGCGCTTCAGGATTATTGGCAATCGCCGCAACTTCAGCCGAATGGTCAGCCATCGCCGCCTCGAAAGCCGGCATGAAATGCGCTTCGGTGATGCGGTCGAGCGGTGGCGCGCCGAAATTCTCCGTCCACTCTTCGCCGAACGGGTTGTTGTCGAGTGCGGCCAGTGCGCCGCCCTGTGCCGCCAGCATGTCAGCCGAACCGGCCGCCGTCTCTTGCTCAGCGGCCGTTTCGGTTTCGCTTGTGCCAGTCTCTTCCGGTGCGGGCGCGGCAGGCTGCTCTTCGCAGGCAGCCAGCACCAGGGCCGCAGCAGCTGCACCGTACATCAGACGATCAATCATATCCTCACCTTTGGTATTGTTAGTGGGCTTGAGTTCAGAAAATCGGGTGGCATCCTAGCGTTGCGCGCCGACATTTAAAGCCATCGGCGCTGTTCGCGCACGAAGGTGTGATTCCGTAATACTATTACATGCCCGCGCGGGATACAAAAAGGCGCGGAAGGGATCCCTTCCGCGCCTTCTGTGTATCCATGGCGCGCTTCTGATCAGGAAGCGAACCGCAAAGGGCTAGTCGGCCAGTTGCAGGTCAACCGCCTTGGGGCCTTTGCCGCGGGTGTCCGGCTCGGTCTCGAAAGACACGCGCTGGCCATCGTTGAGACCCGTCAGGCCGGCAGCCTGGACAGCGGTGATGTGTACGAACACATCCTTGCCGCCATCATCCGGGGTGATGAAGCCGAAGCCTTTGGTGGTGTTGAAGAATTTGACAGTTCCGGTCGTCATTTCGGGGTAACCTTTCCCGTAGTATTGCGCCGCGTCCGGCGCAAGAGTTCAGTCGCGTCCGGCGTCCCGGTCGCGGCGAACGGACTTGCAATGCGGGGAAGGCTGAAGGGGTAGGCGTTGTATCACGCGGGGTCTTCCAGTATTCCGCCGGGCCGAAACGGCCGCCCGTGCCGCTCTGTTATGCCGTAAAATCGCCCGCCCGGCAAGACAAGGCGAAAAGCGCTTCCGCGTTGAACCGGGCTGCAGGGATGCTAGCTTGGGGGCATGAGCCGCCGCCCTTTCCTCTCCCGCACCCATCGCGCCCGCGCGGAGCGTGCCCGCCAGAATGCCTCCGGCGATCCGGGCGGCACCATGCGGCTGGCCGTTCTGGTGGCCCTGGTTCTGGTGGCGCTGGCCGTTGCAGCGGGCTTTCGCGGTGAAGAGACCGCGCGCGGCGTGGGCGGGCTTGTCGCGCGGCTGGGTCCGCTGGCAGAGCCGCGCCTGTTTGGCGCATCCATTCTGGAGCTTCTCGCCATTATCGCCGTGATCGGCGTATGCGCCCTCATCCTCTGGCGAAAGCGCTAGGACGAGCCTTCAAGATCTGATGTCAGCTGGCTCATGCACACGGTCGCCTTTGGATAGACGCGGCGGCGTTGCGCCAAAGCCATACCCGCCCCTCGGCGCCGTTCGCGCAGAGGGGTTTTCATTGCTCTGCATGCGCCGGGCATTATGATCGGCGCCAATGGGGGGATGGATGCGCGATCAACGCACCACACGATTTGTGAGCCTTTATGCCGATACCGCTGGCGAAGCAGCGGGGCCGGGCGCTCATCTCATGGATTCATGGTGTCCGCCCTGCCCGCCCCCGCGCCGGCATGGCAGCACGCCCATTGATGCGATTGTCGGCCTTGCGGTCCGCCTAGGGCTGGCGGCAGCCTTGTGGAGCTGGGCGAGGGCCAACGCCTTGCCCGTGCGGGACTGGGGGGAATGGCGGGGCTGGTTCCAGCCCGACCCCGGCCTTGTAACCGCCGCCTCGGTCTGGTTTACGGGCCTGGCCGATGCACAGGCCATCGCATTTCAGCTGGTCTTGTGGGGCACGCTTCTGCCGGTAATCCTGCTGGCCGGGTTTCTCACCCGGTTTGCCGGACTTGGCATATTGCTGTGTGCGGTCTTCTTCGCCATCGCCATCGAACCGCAAGGGTGGAGCTTTGCCCTGATCGCTGGCGCGCTCGGCCTCTATCTTGCCTTGCGCGGAGCCGGACCGCTCTCGATTGACTGGGGCGCTGCGCGTCTGACCCGGATGGGGTAGGCCTCGTCCAGTCTGTACTGCATTTAACTTTCCAAACCACCAGAAGCACTCCACGGTCTCTATAAGGACAGGAGAGACTGGGATGGTTCAGGAGCTTATCAATGCTGGCGTCCAGATTGCGTTGGCAATGCTGCTTGTCTTTCTGGTCTGGCTGATATTTGCGCGCAAGCGCTCAGGGTTTCTAAAGTTTTCCGGTCTTTACGGCGCGCCTGTCCAGGCAATGGGGCTGGCACTGGTTGCCGCGCTGATATTTGCCCCGCTTACCATTGCCATGTTCATGCTGCCGGGCCTGGCGGATGCTGCCACCGGCCCTGATACGGTTACCGGGCGGGTTCAGGCGCTGGGCATGACACCCGAAACCATCGCCATCATCCTCATCATCGCCTTCCTCAAGACATCAGGTTCGGAGGAGATCCTGTTCCGGGGCCTGATCGCCAAGCGGCTGATCGCATGGCTGGGCTTTGGTGCGGGCAACACAATCCACGCCCTGATCTTCGCCTCGATCCACCTTCTGATCTTTGTGGCACCAGGCGGACCTGCTTTTGATCCGGTCCTCGCGGCGGCCCTGACGGGCGTCGGCTTCACGGGCGGCTGGGTGATGGCGTGGATCAACGAAAAGCGGGCTGGTGGCTCAATTGCGCCGGGCTGGCTGATGCATGGCCTCTCGAACGCGATTGCCTATCCCGCACTGGCGTTTCTCTAGCCTGCAAGGGGCCACCCTGCGTGCCCAGCCTTGAACCGGACGGGCGGGCATGATGAGTTGGCAACTGGCCAATCTTTCGCTTCATACGCCCCCGGACTGCTACAACCATGCTGATTTACAGAAATGTCGGTGCTGTGCTCGGCGGCGCCATGCTGCTCCAGATTTCTGTCGGGGTGCTGGGCGTGTCGCTGCCGCTGGCGATGGCGGCGGCCGGGTGGTCAGGATCGACCATCGGCCTGGTGGCCGCCGCTTACGGGGCAGGCTTCATGGCCGGGGCATGGATCGCGCCCGGCTCGATCCGCCGCATCGGCCACATTCGCGCCTATGCCGCTTTTGCGGGGCTGTCGGCTGCGCTGATACTGCTTCTGGCGCTGGAATCCCATGTCATCTGGTGGCTGGCAGCCCGGTTCGGATTTGGTGTGTGTACCGCAGGCCTGTTTGCCGTCGCGGAGAGCTGGATCGCCGATGCAACCCCGTCCCAGCGGCGCGGCGCAGTCATTTCCGCTTATCAGATCGTGGGCCGGGCCGGATTGATCCTCGGCCCGTTCATCATCGCCCTGTCAGGCCTTGAACTGACCCAGAGCTTCATCGTGGCCGGGATATTCCTGGCGCTGGCGCTGGTGCCTATGACTGTCACAAGGCGCGCCCAGCCCTCGATTCCCGACGGCGAGCGGGCCCCGCCCTGGCGCGTGTTCGCCATAGCGCCAACCGCCGCAGTGGCCGCCTTTGCCGCCGGGCTGGTCAATTCCGGCCTTCTGGCGTTTGTACCCATCTGGGCCGACAGCCTTGATCCCGCCCGCGCCACAGGCGCAGCCGCCTTGGTCATGGCCGTGATCTATGGCGCCTCCATGGTGGTCCAGTGGCCGGTAGGGCGCATCTCCGACAAGCTCGACCGCCGCCTCGTCATCGCCGTCAGCGCAGGCCTGGCATCCCTCATGGCGGGCGCTCTTGCGCTTTTCACGGCCCCGGGTCTCCTCTGGGGCGCGGTTCTGGCAGGCGCCTGGGGCGCGGCAAGCCTGTGCTATTACGGCGTTGCCGTCGCCCACGCCGCCGACCGTGCCAAGGCGGACGAACTGCCAGCCATCGCCTCCGGTGTCCTGCTGCTATGGGCCGCCGGATCCATGGTGGGGCCGCTGATTGCCGGTTTCGCCTATGAGAGCCCGCTGGCAAGCCGCGGCCTCTTCCTGGTCGGGGTGGCCGGCAATCTGGCCTTGTGCGTGTTTGCGCTTCTGCGCTCGCGGGCTCGCGTGGCCGTACCCGAGGAGGAACGCGAGCCCTTCATCAACCTGATGGCGACATCAGCCGAGCTGGCCGAGATCGACGCGCCCGAAACCGAGGGCGCACCCCGGCGTGCGGAGGACATCTAGTGCTGATCGCGATTTTTCTGGGCACGGTGGTGGGGGTGGCGGCCGCATTCAGCCTGCGGCAGCGCCTGAACGCCCTGGCATTTTTGACCTGGATTGGCTGGCTTCTGGTGGGCACGGGCATCCCCCTGCTCACCGGCCAGATCGTATTCCTCATGCTGGCACAGGGCCCGGGCGAGGTCTCTCCGCTGGCTATCCCGCTTCTGGTGGCGGGGCTGGGCGCCGGCATTGCCTGGGCTGCCTGCGTGACGGGATTGCGCCTGACTGGGCGGTAACCGCGATAGCCTACATGCCTCGCGTTGCACTGCGGCAAGGCAATGGTATAAGCCGACGCGACTCTTCTCCTGCGACGTGCCGCTTCGCCGGTGCGTTCCTCCCGGTAACAAGGTGAGTGCTGCCCCATGAACATCCACGAGCATCAGGCCAAGGCCGTCCTGAAAGCCTTTGGCGCCCCCGTCGCCGACGGCGTTGCCATTTTTTCCGCTGACGAGGCAGGCGCTGCCGCCGACAAGCTGCCCGGGCCGCTCTGGGTGGTGAAATCGCAGATCCATGCCGGTGGCCGGGGCAAGGGCAAGTTCAAGGAACTCCCCAGCGATGCCAAGGGCGGCGTGCGCCTCGCCTTCAGCCGTGACGAAGTGATCGCCCACGCCAAAGACATGCTCGGCAACACGCTCGTCACCCACCAGACCGGCCCGGCCGGCAAGCAGGTCAACCGGCTCTATATCGAGGACGGGGCCGATATCGAGACCGAGCTTTACCTCTCGCTTCTGGTCAACCGCGATACCGGCCGTGTGGCCTTCGTGGTCTCCACAGAAGGCGGCATGGATATTGAAGCGGTTGCCGAAGAGACACCGGAAAAAATCCTCACCATCAATATCGACCCGGAAACGGGCGTGACCTCTGGCGATGCCGGCAAAATCGCCGATGCGCTGGAGCTCAAAGGCGCTGCGCGCGAGGACATGCTGTCGCTTGCCCCCATCCTCTACCGGGCCTTTACCGAGAAGGATATGAGCCTTCTGGAAGTGAACCCGCTCATCGTGATGAAGGACGGGCATCTGCGTGTTCTCGACGCCAAGGTGTCGTTCGACGGCAATGCGCTTTTCCGCCACGACGATATTCGCGCGCTTCGCGACCTCACCGAAGAGGACGAGAAGGAAATCGAGGCGTCCAAATACGACCTCGCCTATGTCGCGCTCGACGGCAATATCGGCTGCATGGTCAACGGCGCAGGCCTTGCCATGGCGACGATGGACATCATCAAGCTCTATGGCGCCGAGCCGGCAAACTTCCTCGATGTGGGCGGCGGCGCATCAAAGGAAAAAGTCACCCACGCCTTCAAGATCATCACCGCCGACAAGAACGTCAAAGGCATTCTGGTGAACATCTTTGGCGGCATCATGCGCTGCGACGTGATCGCGGAAGGCGTGGTCGCCGCCGTGAAGGAAGTGGGCCTGAAAGTGCCGCTGGTGGTGCGCCTTGAAGGCACCAATGTCGACCTTGGCAAGAAAATCCTCAATGAGAGCGGGCTGGACATCACCTCCGCCGACGATCTCGACGATGCCGCGCAGAAAATCGTCAAGGCGGTGCAGGGGTAACGCCCCCTTCTTGAACTGAGCACCATTTCCACGTATTCTGTGTAGCACAGGATACGTGGAGCGCCGTCGCTGTGACCAAGAATCTCACACTGGCCATCGAGGATGAGCTTCTCGACCGGGCGCGGATTATCGCCGCGATACGGCGCACCAGCGTCAACGCGATGGTGCGCGAGTTTCTGGAGCGCGAGGTGAAGCGCGAAGCCTCGCAAGCCGCCCGCATGGAAAAGTGGAACGGCCGGTTCAAGGCATCTGACCAGAATTCCCAGCGGCGCGCGCGGCAGGTGAGCGGCGAAAAGCCCGTTTTCAACCGTGAGGACTTCTACGAGGAGGTCATGCGTGAGCGCGGCCTTCTTTGACACCAATCTTATCGTCTACGCCGCTGACACAGATTGCGAAGCTCCCGAGCGGCGCGATATGGCGCGTAGCCTGCTCCTCAACCGGGACGTGACCGTCTCCACACAGGTGTTGATGGAGGTATATTCCGTCTTGCGCCGGAAACTCGGCTATGCGCCCCAGGAGGCTGCAGACTGGGTACACACGCTAAGGGACGAAACAGTTGTCGTGCCCGGCCCCGAAGACGTCATCTCTGCCATAGACACCGCCCACCGCTTCGATATTTCCCATTGGGACGGTCTGATCCTGCAAGCGGCCGGGAAGGCCGGACTGTCTCTGGTGTATTCCGAAGACCTCAATCACGGGCAGGCGTATGGCCCCGTGACGGTCTGCAATCCCTTCATCGAAGACTTCCTCGCTTAGACAAAAGGTTCTCCCCATGTCCGTACTGGTAAACAAAGACACGAAGGTTCTCGTCCAGGGCCTGACCGGCAAGACCGGCACATTCCACACCGAACAGGCTCTGGCCTATTTCGGCACCAAAATGGTCGGCGGTATCCACCCCAATAAGGGCGGTGAAAGCTGGACCAGCGGCATGGATGGCGCAGCCTCGCTGCCGATCTTTGCCTCTGTCGCCGAAGGCAAGGAGCGCACCGGCGCAACCGCCTCTGTGGTCTATGTCCCGCCTGCGGGCGCTGGCGCTGCCATCATCGAAGCCATTGATGCCGGCATCGAGCTGATCGTGTGCATCACCGAAGGCATTCCGGTCATGGACATGGTCAAGGTGAAAGCCCGCCTCGAAAAATCGAACTCCCGCCTTCTCGGGCCGAATTGCCCCGGCGTGCTGACGCCGGAAGAGTGCAAGATCGGCATCATGCCGGGCTCCATCTTCAAGAAGGGCTCTGTGGGCGTGGTCTCGCGTTCCGGCACGCTCACCTATGAAGCCGTGTTCCAGACGACCGCTGAAGGTCTCGGCCAGACGACAGCGGTCGGCATTGGCGGCGATCCGGTGAAGGGCACCGAGTTCATCGACGTGCTGGAGATGTTCCTGGCCGATGACGAGACCAAATCGATCATCATGATCGGCGAGATTGGCGGCTCGGCCGAAGAAGAAGCGGCCCAGTTCCTGCGCGATGAAGCGAAGAAGGGCCGTAAAAAGCCGATGGCAGGCTTCATTGCCGGACGCACCGCTCCCAAGGGCCGGACCATGGGCCATGCCGGCGCGATCGTCGCTGGCGGCAAGGGCGATGCAGAAAGCAAGATCGAGGCGATGAAATCGGCCGGGATCGTCGTCTCCGACAGCCCGGCGCGCCTCGGCAAGACGCTGGTCGAAGCGCTTAAGGGTTAAGCGGGCGTTTTCCGCCAGACAGCCAGCGGCAATCGCATCACGGAAAGCTCATCACGTGCCTGTAAGAGGCGCGCGATGAGCATTTCCTGGCTGATGTCCTGCCAGTCGCTTGCTGCGTCATCACGCAATGGCGCGTCGCCGGCGTTCAGGAACGCCATTGACCAGTCCGCCACCAGCCGCTCGAGGCATGGTTCACGCAGCAACACGGCCACACGGGTGTGCCGGCTATCGCTGCGGATTCGCGCAAACAGGCAGTCTACCGCATCTTCCGGCCCTTCCAGCAGCTGGATGAACCGGCCCCGGTCATGAACGAGAACGCCGGTTATGCTGGACGGCGTGTTATTGCGTTCGCACGCATAGATAATATCGGCCATCTCTGCGCGGAAATGCCCCTTGCCGCGGGGATTGCGCATACAGACAGATAAACGAGGCGTATCAGCGGCGTGCCGCTTGCAGGTTTGCGGCCTCGGCCCAGATTCAGTGTCCGCGTCATCATGCCAGCCTTTCCAGCACGGGTTTGGTCGGATTCCCGGCCGGGTTCAGCCGGTAGGGCGCGGGCACGTCCTCGACATCAGGGCCGATGGCCATGCCGGTCACATAGTTTGGCCGGAGCGGCAAGCTGGCGGCGAACTGTCCGGGCCGGTCGCACCCCTCGATTGCCAGCATCCGGCCACCGCGCGCCAGGCGCCCGGCCAGTGTCACGATCTGCCCGTTCTGGCACTGCAAGGCCGCGACAGGCGGCGACGGCATCGAGAAAATGCTCACTTGCGCATCATCAAACCTGTCAACACGTACTGAGCGCGGGTCAATCTGAACCATGACGCGGCGGGTCAGTGTTCCGGCGATGCGGCAAATCTCTGTGATGATCCCCGATGGGGCGTCCATGGGCAGGCCGGTAATATTCAGTATCAGGCCTGTGCGCGTGCGATCGCCCAGTGCGTTGAAGCTGGCCATGTAAGGCAGGCGATACTTCACCGCCGACAGCGTTTCAAAATGCACCGGAACAGCCAGAACACCGGCAGCGTAACGCCCGGTCGCTGCCTCCCAGTGCTCGGCAGCCTGAACGATCACCTCCCTGTCAAACTCCATGCGCAGGGCGTGACCGCCCGATGCGGGGCAGAGCAGATAGCCGCGCACCAGCGGGCCGGTTTCATCCATGCGTCCCACCGGCTGGGCGCGGTGCATGGCGACATAGCCGCTGGCAACCGCCAGGAACGGCTCGAACCTCAGGGTGAAGCGTGAGAAGTTTAGCGGGGCCGCATTATTGCCTGCGCTGGCGGCGGCGTCCTCGTGAGCGGACGCAGCCTTGTCGAGCTGGGGCGATTGCAACGCCCCGAACAGTTCGGCAACAGCAATCTGGACCGTATCGGTCTCTACACCCAGCTCCTTGAGATAGTCCGTTCCGAGGAAAAACGCTTTCAGCTCAAGCTCGATGCGGGCGGTGAAGGCTTCAGCAGACTCCGCGCGCGACCGGCCGGGCAAAACCACAAACCCGTTATTGGCACGCAGCACTACATCATCCGGCCCCACACGCTTCTGGATGAATTGTTCGCACGTATCGAAAATGCGCGAGCGCACCTTGGGCCATCGTTCCTGATAGCGGGCCTTGAGCAGGTCGAGATTGATCAGCTGGAGCTGGGTGGTCTCCAGATGGGTCGCCCCTTTGAGCGAGTCCCGGTACTGCGCGAGCAGCGACAGTGTACTCATGGTACGAAATGGGCGGGCTGCTGATTATATTCCGCCCGGACCATCAGCTGACGCGAACGGCCGCCTCAGATCAATGGCGCGATGAATTCCTGGTTAAGGTTCGCTTTCGATTAAGGACCGGGCGCGGTGTTGCAGGCGGCTGGCCGCCGCAAATTTGCGTTATCCGGCCTGTTCGCACCCAAATAGCACGCCCGTTCGTGCGGGTTACCGTTCAGGGAGCCGTTTTGCACCCATTTGGGCTTCTCTTTTGCGCCGGAGAGGCATAAGTGTCGAATATGCAACCCGGCGCCACCCTGGCGCTCACGATAACCTGCCCTGAAGGGCCAAGATGACCGACCCTCGCTCCTCCGAAAACCAGACCTTCCTCGACACCTCCTTCCTGTTCGGCACCAACGCCATCTATCTAGAAGACATGGCGGCGCGCTACGCGAACGATCCGGCTTCCGTGCCGGCCTCGTGGCGCAAGTTCTTTGACGCCGTCGGCGACGAAGCCGCCAGCGCGAAACGCGCCGCAAAAGGACCGGGCTGGAAACGCGAAGGCTGGCCACGCAAAACCAATGGAGAGATGGTCCAGGCGCTCGGCGATATCGAGAGCGTGGTGCCCAGCCTGCCGGAAAAAGTGGCAGCGCGGATGGGCGAGGCGGCCTCGCCAGCCGATGTGCATTCCGCCGTCAAGGACAGCATTTCAGCGATCATGCTGATCCGCGCCTATCGCATGCGCGGCCATCTGGCAGCCGATCTCGACCCGCTAAAGCTCGGCGAACGCGAGCCGCAACCCGAGCTGGACCCGGAAAGCTACGGATTTGGCGCGGGCGATCTCGACCGCGAGATATTCATCAACGGCTATCTGGGCCTTGAAACCGCAACCGTGCGGCAGATCCTCGACATTCTCAAGCGCACCTATTGCGGCACGCTCGGCATCGAGTTCATGCACATCTCCAACCCGGAAGAGAAAGCCTGGCTGCAGGAGCGCATTGAAGGGCCGGACAAGGAGATTGCGTTCTCGAAGAACGGCAAGCAGGCGATCCTGCGCAAGCTGGTCGAGACCGAGGCCTTTGAGCGCTTCCTGCACAAACGCTATCCCGGTACCAAGCGTTTCGGCATTGATGGCGGC is drawn from Glycocaulis alkaliphilus and contains these coding sequences:
- a CDS encoding M3 family metallopeptidase, which encodes MIDRLMYGAAAAALVLAACEEQPAAPAPEETGTSETETAAEQETAAGSADMLAAQGGALAALDNNPFGEEWTENFGAPPLDRITEAHFMPAFEAAMADHSAEVAAIANNPEAPTFENTLLAMEMAGSGLSRVGAVFGNLTSSASNDELRAIQREVSPMLARHSASITLNADLFARIDTLYQNRADLDLTGQQARLLEVYHDNFVRAGAQLTEEERERFAEIRSELATLYTQFSQNELGDREAWYMELPESALENLPSSMVSAARAAARARDMDGHIITLDRSSVEPFLETSPDRELRERAWRGFYNRGNNDNEFNNNQLIRDILALRQEQAQMLGFESWAHYRTGGTMAETPEAAIDLMEQVWWPARQRALEELADIQAMIDAAGGDYEAEGWDWRYYTQRVREERYSIDPSEVAQYLELDRMIDAMFYTSERLFGVTFHERHDIPVYHPDVRVWEVHNAGGETIALFYGDYFARPGKRSGAWMSSFRAQNGVTGDIPLILNNCNYNKPDEGEPALISFIDASTLFHELGHGLHGILSNTDYPSLAGTSVDRDFVEFPAQILEHWLAQPEILETYATHHETGEPMPRELLERVLEAQTFNAGFENVEFLNSGFVDMAFHLEENPSEIDVEAFEAEVLESRQNLRQIPMRHRSAHFLHSFSGEGYAAGYYSYLWAGVLDNDGFAAFEEAGDIFDPETAQRLYEVFSGGNTRPAMEMYTGFRGREPSVEPLLRNRGLLTEVEG
- a CDS encoding cold-shock protein; the encoded protein is MTTGTVKFFNTTKGFGFITPDDGGKDVFVHITAVQAAGLTGLNDGQRVSFETEPDTRGKGPKAVDLQLAD
- a CDS encoding CPBP family intramembrane glutamic endopeptidase is translated as MVQELINAGVQIALAMLLVFLVWLIFARKRSGFLKFSGLYGAPVQAMGLALVAALIFAPLTIAMFMLPGLADAATGPDTVTGRVQALGMTPETIAIILIIAFLKTSGSEEILFRGLIAKRLIAWLGFGAGNTIHALIFASIHLLIFVAPGGPAFDPVLAAALTGVGFTGGWVMAWINEKRAGGSIAPGWLMHGLSNAIAYPALAFL
- a CDS encoding MFS transporter: MLIYRNVGAVLGGAMLLQISVGVLGVSLPLAMAAAGWSGSTIGLVAAAYGAGFMAGAWIAPGSIRRIGHIRAYAAFAGLSAALILLLALESHVIWWLAARFGFGVCTAGLFAVAESWIADATPSQRRGAVISAYQIVGRAGLILGPFIIALSGLELTQSFIVAGIFLALALVPMTVTRRAQPSIPDGERAPPWRVFAIAPTAAVAAFAAGLVNSGLLAFVPIWADSLDPARATGAAALVMAVIYGASMVVQWPVGRISDKLDRRLVIAVSAGLASLMAGALALFTAPGLLWGAVLAGAWGAASLCYYGVAVAHAADRAKADELPAIASGVLLLWAAGSMVGPLIAGFAYESPLASRGLFLVGVAGNLALCVFALLRSRARVAVPEEEREPFINLMATSAELAEIDAPETEGAPRRAEDI
- the sucC gene encoding ADP-forming succinate--CoA ligase subunit beta, translated to MNIHEHQAKAVLKAFGAPVADGVAIFSADEAGAAADKLPGPLWVVKSQIHAGGRGKGKFKELPSDAKGGVRLAFSRDEVIAHAKDMLGNTLVTHQTGPAGKQVNRLYIEDGADIETELYLSLLVNRDTGRVAFVVSTEGGMDIEAVAEETPEKILTINIDPETGVTSGDAGKIADALELKGAAREDMLSLAPILYRAFTEKDMSLLEVNPLIVMKDGHLRVLDAKVSFDGNALFRHDDIRALRDLTEEDEKEIEASKYDLAYVALDGNIGCMVNGAGLAMATMDIIKLYGAEPANFLDVGGGASKEKVTHAFKIITADKNVKGILVNIFGGIMRCDVIAEGVVAAVKEVGLKVPLVVRLEGTNVDLGKKILNESGLDITSADDLDDAAQKIVKAVQG
- a CDS encoding DUF6364 family protein — protein: MTKNLTLAIEDELLDRARIIAAIRRTSVNAMVREFLEREVKREASQAARMEKWNGRFKASDQNSQRRARQVSGEKPVFNREDFYEEVMRERGLL
- a CDS encoding PIN domain-containing protein, translated to MSAAFFDTNLIVYAADTDCEAPERRDMARSLLLNRDVTVSTQVLMEVYSVLRRKLGYAPQEAADWVHTLRDETVVVPGPEDVISAIDTAHRFDISHWDGLILQAAGKAGLSLVYSEDLNHGQAYGPVTVCNPFIEDFLA
- the sucD gene encoding succinate--CoA ligase subunit alpha produces the protein MSVLVNKDTKVLVQGLTGKTGTFHTEQALAYFGTKMVGGIHPNKGGESWTSGMDGAASLPIFASVAEGKERTGATASVVYVPPAGAGAAIIEAIDAGIELIVCITEGIPVMDMVKVKARLEKSNSRLLGPNCPGVLTPEECKIGIMPGSIFKKGSVGVVSRSGTLTYEAVFQTTAEGLGQTTAVGIGGDPVKGTEFIDVLEMFLADDETKSIIMIGEIGGSAEEEAAQFLRDEAKKGRKKPMAGFIAGRTAPKGRTMGHAGAIVAGGKGDAESKIEAMKSAGIVVSDSPARLGKTLVEALKG
- a CDS encoding BLUF domain-containing protein, producing the protein MADIIYACERNNTPSSITGVLVHDRGRFIQLLEGPEDAVDCLFARIRSDSRHTRVAVLLREPCLERLVADWSMAFLNAGDAPLRDDAASDWQDISQEMLIARLLQARDELSVMRLPLAVWRKTPA